TCCACTCTGAAACTAATGTTTTAGGAAAGAGAAATTTTCTCCCAAGTAGCTCTGCTCGGAAAGTCTTCCCACCACTGTTGAAGTGCGCCCAAAAAAAGAGAAAGTGCATGTCCTACGGAATCAATATTGATCGCGAAACATAACACGCCATTCCGGCTAAGTAAAACTGTAAAATTTAGAGCGTTAACGAATTTAAACAAGTTTCGTTGTATTCAAAAAAATGAGGCGAACTTTTAGACTGCAGTGTTTTTAGCTAATGGATTTAAGTCTAGCGCCTTATGGACATCGCTCCGACATTAGTACCCAAATTTTTGAATATCAAACTAGTGCACACTTGCCTCAACTTTTAAAAGTATGAAAGGGTTTTGTTTTGAGCGTCTTCAAACATTTTATTCTACGTTTATGCATAATATATAGTAGATCCGCGAATCCAGTAGTAGATCCTCGAATCCAGTATCAAATATTCCTAAAAATAAAGTCTCAAATCTTAAATAATTTCACCTGTTTTTTTCTTGCAGAGACTTCTCATAATCGCGTTCGCTGTGTCCTTTATTGCGATAGCTTGTGCTGAATCCGCTTCTGATGGCGCCGCTGCTGCACCCACCGCCGAATATCTACCACCAATTGTTGCTGAGACAGCACCTTTAACTAAAGATGGTTATCAATATAGAACTGTGCGTCATCTGAAGTATCGCCAGCGACGCGAAGCGCCTTCAACGGAATACCTGCCACCCGTTGCTAAACCCTCTACCGATTACATACCGCCTGTAGCTACTGAAACACATGCAGCGAACGATGGCTATAGATATAAAACTGTGCGCCGTTTAAAAGTACGTCGTCATCGTCGTGAAGCTCCATCGAATGAATATTTACCACCAGTTGCTGCACCTACGCAGGAGTACTTACCACCAGGCGGTGCCCCAACACAAGTGGCTAATGATGGTTATCGTTACAAGACTATACGTCGTTTACGATTCCGTGCGCGTCATCGTCGTGATGTTTCAGAATTGCCTTCTTTGCCGTCTGCTGAGTATTTTCCACCAGTTAATGTTGAATTGGCTCCAGATTTGAAAACGGTTTTGGGTAATGATGGTTATCGTTATAAAACTGTGCGTCGTTTACGATACCGTCGTCGTCGTCGTGAAATCGAAGGTGCTGATGTTGTGGATGGCACAAATGGTGTGGCTGCTGTCGTTGGTACTTCTCGTCTTACTGATGATGGCACTGTTAAGATAGTTGATCTACCTAATGGTGAATATTTGCCACCAAGTAATGATCTCACTGAAGTGCCCGCCGTAAAAAGTGCAGAGCTAGCTCCAGATGGCTACCGTTATAAGATTGTGCGGCGTGTTAGATACCGTTATCGTCATTAAGTGCAACTGGAAATGGaagatattttgaaattaaagagTCTGCGATAGAAGAAGTTATGTAAATAATACTAATTATATGAGTTACATATATGAACACACTAAGTCTAATAATACTAGAATAACTCGGGGGATGAATTTAATTGCATATATTTACTAATGAACTACAAGAATAATACAATTTATTCAAAAGAAACTTATTGCTTTGGAATATGAATGGAAAAGCGTAAGTATAGtggattttttttaaagataGCTTGTCGCTTAGAGCGCAATCTCATTGGGGCTTCTAAAAAGATATCAAAGGCCATTTAGGATATACAGTACTTCTTCTTGGAAGATGCTAGCCGAGTCAGAGATTCGAATTGAGAATGAGACATTAAGTTGGCAACCCCGCATTCTATTTGGGCCCATCTCCTTTCAGTTCTTTTCCACCTTACATTTCTCTGCAAAGTTGATGAAGAAACCATTACGAGTAGTCTGCTTAGAAACCCATATTATCTAGAGTTTCAACAGTCTAAGTTACAAAGTCATGTTGCCTAATGAGTTGAAACTTCCAAAGTCAACTAGTTGAGGATTATGTTAAGTCGCCTCGACTAGCATTATTTAGGGTACTGATACGCTCTACATGAGCTCTCTGGCTACCTGCAAGCTGATTGACTATACAACCATCTTCTCGTTTGTACCTCGCGCACATGCGGTCTGTATGACACCCCCTACTATCGCAGGTCATTCGAATAAGGTGTGGCGTACGACTTGTATAACTACAAATAATAAGCATTTGGGATTTTCAGGCCAACCACTCTGTGGAGCTATTTAAGGAAGCAATCCTGACCTGTTAGAAATCGGTACAGGTAGAAATTAACACATCCAGTTGGTCGCTTCAACTATGTTTCAGTTCGTAAACTAATTTCCTGGTCTACTTTCATACTGtcctgctgctgctgttgtaCGCGTTGGGTTGATTCTTCTCGTACTTGTATATATCTTGAGTACTGTTCAGTGGTGAGGGTGATTTAGTTCTTACGGCTTTTCTGTCTGAATCTGATGCGAGCAACAAGGAAGCTTTCTTTAGGACTCAGATATACTATAGCCTGAGCACCTATTTCGCAGACTCCTCGAATGTGTTGCGAGAAGGCGAGCTTATTAACCTCCAAATATGTTGCTTCGAGTCGCTTCTTAAACTGCATATATCCCTTTACTATTGCTACATGATTTTAATGAACATTCTTTAATTATAGGTTCCGCTAAGCAGAGTGATTGGTTGCTACAAAAACAGGTTTGTGCTCTCTATAACTTATTACCGATCTCCCTCAGTTAAGTTGACTTAAAAGTCGCAAATAACGGCACCACTTTTAGTGAGctcaaaaaaaattcaacttcCTGCCCGTGCTCTTCTTACCATTCTAAGAAGGCTAAAAAAGGCTTCCATTGGAGCGGATTCCACGAGAATTTA
The Eurosta solidaginis isolate ZX-2024a chromosome 5, ASM4086904v1, whole genome shotgun sequence DNA segment above includes these coding regions:
- the LOC137252325 gene encoding uncharacterized protein yields the protein MRLLIIAFAVSFIAIACAESASDGAAAAPTAEYLPPIVAETAPLTKDGYQYRTVRHLKYRQRREAPSTEYLPPVAKPSTDYIPPVATETHAANDGYRYKTVRRLKVRRHRREAPSNEYLPPVAAPTQEYLPPGGAPTQVANDGYRYKTIRRLRFRARHRRDVSELPSLPSAEYFPPVNVELAPDLKTVLGNDGYRYKTVRRLRYRRRRREIEGADVVDGTNGVAAVVGTSRLTDDGTVKIVDLPNGEYLPPSNDLTEVPAVKSAELAPDGYRYKIVRRVRYRYRH